The DNA region GCTTAAAATTAAAGCTGACAGAAAGATATTGATCGGTAAAGAGATAACAAGAGGTTTAGGCGCTGGAAACAATCCAAAAATTGGTGAAGAAGCTGCTAAAGAAAGTGAGAGAGATATTAGAGACGCATTAGAAGGAGCTGATATGGTCTTCATAACCTGTGGTTTGGGTGGTGGAACAGGAACCGGTGCTGCTCCTGTCGTGGCAGAGCTCGCCAAAAAAATGGGCGCTTTAACAGTTTCTGTCGTAACACTCCCATTCACCGTTGAGGGAATTAGGAGAATAAAGAACGCTGAGTATGGTCTTGAGAGACTTAGGAAGAACAGCGATACTGTAATTGTAATTCCAAACGATAAGCTAATGGAAGTCGCTCCAAATCTACCAATTCACTTGGCATTCAAGGTTGCTGATGAAATACTCGTTCACTCAGTCAAAGGTATAACCGAGCTCATCACAAAACCAGGTCTAGTCAACCTTGACTTCGCCGATGTTAAAGCAGTCATGAAGGACGGCGGAATTGCCATGATAGGCATTGGCGAAAGTGATAGCGAGAAGAGAGCTCAAGAAGCAGCAATACAAGCTTTGAACAGCCCGCTATTAGATGTTGATATTAGCGGTGCTAAGGGAGCTTTGATAAGCATAAGCGGTAGTGATGTTAAGCTTGAAGAGGCACAACAGATAATAGAGCAAGTTACAAGCAAACTCGATCCAGAGGCTCAAATGATTTGGGGAATTCAGCTTGATCCAGAACTTTCAAAGACAATTAGGGTCATGATTGTCGTCAGCGGTGTCAATTCACCATATGCCGTTACAGAGGAAAAACCAATGCTCATTGAGGAAGAAGGAGAAAGAAGGGCAATTAAATTAGATATTGAAGAGCTTTAATCTCTTTCATGATTTTTGGAGGGGTGAGCATGGCAGAAGAAGGGTTCACGGAAAAACTTAAAAACTTCCTAGGAGAGTCCAAAAGGGTTTTGTTAGTTACAAAAAAACCGAGCACCAAAGAGTTTAAAATGGCAGCAAAAATCACTGGGCTTGGAATGCTGTTAATTGGTGCTATCGGAATGATAATTAGAATTGTTGGGACGCTAATAACTGGCGGTAGCTAAATAACGTTTAGGTGATCAAAATGAGCAAGATCTTTGCAGTAAGGGTCACTGTCGGTCAGGAGGAGAATGTGGCTAGCTTGATTTATAGTAAGGCCAAAACATACAACATTCCGGTATTTGCAATATTAGCCCCAAGCAAGGTTAAAGGTTATATATTTATTGAAGCTGAGAGTAAAAGCGCCGTTGATGAGGCGATTAAGGGTATTAGGCACGCTAAGGGAACTCTCCCCGGAGAAGTGTCTTTTGGTGAAATTGAACACTTCCTTGAGGAGAGGCCAAGCGTCAGTGGGTTTGAGCCTGGAGATATTGTTGAGCTCATAGCCGGCCCGTTCAAGGGCGAAAAAGCTAAAGTCGTTCGTGTTGATGAGGCCAAAGATGAAATTGTCGTTGAGCTTATAGGTGCAATAGTCCCAATACCCGTTACCGTGAAGGGTGAATACGTTAGACTTATAAGCAAACGTTCAAACCAATAGCCAGAGGTGAGTTAAATGCCACAAGTAGTTGAAGTATTAGTTGAGGGTGGTAAAGCTACTCCTGGTCCACCACTAGGACCTGCAATTGGTCCATTAGGATTAAACGTCATGCAAGTCGTTCAAAAGATCAACGAAGCAACAAAGGACTTTGCGGGAATGCAAGTTCCAGTGAAGGTCATAGTCACGGACCCAAAGAAGAAGACATTTGAGATTGAAGTGGGTAAGCCACCAGTTAGCCAGCTCATAAAGAAGGAGCTTGGACTTGCCAAAGGTTCAGATGCTCCAAGGAGCAACATAGTTGGCGACTTGCCAATCGAGAAGGCAATAGCTATCGCAAAGACAAAGATGGATCAAATGCTTGCAACTGACTTGAAAGCAGCTACCAAAGAGGTCATTGGAACAGCATTAAGCATGGGTGTCACTGTAGATGGTAAAGATCCAAAGCAAGTTCAAAAAGAGATTGACGAAGGCCTCTACGATGAGGTATTTGCAAAGGAGGAGCAATAGAAAAGTTTAAAAATCTCCTCTTTTTACGAAACTTTTGATTTTTGGTTCAACTTAAATCATAAAAAAGTTGGGAGGTCTAAGAGATGGCCTTTGAAAGGCAAAAACTCGCGGAAGCGGTGAAGGAGGCTAAAGCCCGGGCCAAGCCGCGTAACTTCACGCAGACCGTCGAAGTGGCAGTAAACCTCAAGGATGTCGACTTAAAGAAGCCTGAGAATAGGTTTAAGCTTGAGGTTATGCTGCCCCACGGGAGAGGTAAGGAAGTTAAGATCGCGGTCATCGCTGATGGAGCCGTTGCCGAGGCGGCTAAAAAGCTCGGGCTCGATGTGATTAGTGGAGAGAAGTTAGAGGAATTAAGTAGCAATTCAAGAGAGGCTAGGAAACTTGCAAGGAAGTACGACTTCTTCATAGCTGCAGCACCATTGATGCCAAAGATTGGTAGATACTTGGGTAGGTTCTTGGGTCCAAGAAACAAGATGCCAGTAGTAGTCCCACCAACCATGACTAATTTAGAGCCAATAGTTAACAAGCTTAAGAAGACAGTGAGGATACAATTGAAGAACAACCCAGTTATCCACGCTCCAATCGGTATGGAAGATATGGACGATGACAAATTGGCTGAGAACATGGAGGCAGTG from Palaeococcus pacificus DY20341 includes:
- a CDS encoding transcription elongation factor Spt5, producing the protein MSKIFAVRVTVGQEENVASLIYSKAKTYNIPVFAILAPSKVKGYIFIEAESKSAVDEAIKGIRHAKGTLPGEVSFGEIEHFLEERPSVSGFEPGDIVELIAGPFKGEKAKVVRVDEAKDEIVVELIGAIVPIPVTVKGEYVRLISKRSNQ
- a CDS encoding 50S ribosomal protein L11, which gives rise to MPQVVEVLVEGGKATPGPPLGPAIGPLGLNVMQVVQKINEATKDFAGMQVPVKVIVTDPKKKTFEIEVGKPPVSQLIKKELGLAKGSDAPRSNIVGDLPIEKAIAIAKTKMDQMLATDLKAATKEVIGTALSMGVTVDGKDPKQVQKEIDEGLYDEVFAKEEQ
- a CDS encoding 50S ribosomal protein L1, whose product is MAFERQKLAEAVKEAKARAKPRNFTQTVEVAVNLKDVDLKKPENRFKLEVMLPHGRGKEVKIAVIADGAVAEAAKKLGLDVISGEKLEELSSNSREARKLARKYDFFIAAAPLMPKIGRYLGRFLGPRNKMPVVVPPTMTNLEPIVNKLKKTVRIQLKNNPVIHAPIGMEDMDDDKLAENMEAVITAILNKLERGENQVKSVYVKTTMGPAVKVER
- a CDS encoding protein translocase SEC61 complex subunit gamma, whose protein sequence is MAEEGFTEKLKNFLGESKRVLLVTKKPSTKEFKMAAKITGLGMLLIGAIGMIIRIVGTLITGGS
- the ftsZ gene encoding cell division protein FtsZ, which codes for MLKLVEGVIERTSGEANKAEEKVNEVQVPTSDIDEELKKLLEQTQAKIYVVGVGGAGCNTINRMMEVGVEGAKIIGINTDAQDLLKIKADRKILIGKEITRGLGAGNNPKIGEEAAKESERDIRDALEGADMVFITCGLGGGTGTGAAPVVAELAKKMGALTVSVVTLPFTVEGIRRIKNAEYGLERLRKNSDTVIVIPNDKLMEVAPNLPIHLAFKVADEILVHSVKGITELITKPGLVNLDFADVKAVMKDGGIAMIGIGESDSEKRAQEAAIQALNSPLLDVDISGAKGALISISGSDVKLEEAQQIIEQVTSKLDPEAQMIWGIQLDPELSKTIRVMIVVSGVNSPYAVTEEKPMLIEEEGERRAIKLDIEEL